Proteins encoded within one genomic window of Cytophagales bacterium:
- a CDS encoding 2-phosphosulfolactate phosphatase, with amino-acid sequence MNIEVCLTPALIEQFDLSGKVVVVVDIFRATSCMVAGLSNNVKAIYPVATVDECLALGKKGMLMAGERGGIKIPEFDLGNSPFDYLQEHVTNREVGVSTTNGTLALSKSRAADEILVGAFLNLAATTQYLETLNKDLVIHCAGWKGTVNLEDTLYAGALIDRLSQKELKDDATFLAHSLFLQHQNDLLGAAEQSAHAQRLAGFGIKKDIAFSLQDSIYDTVIRLEGEKLVKVHF; translated from the coding sequence ATGAACATTGAAGTCTGCCTAACTCCCGCCCTTATTGAGCAGTTTGACCTGTCAGGAAAGGTCGTGGTAGTTGTTGATATTTTCCGTGCCACCTCTTGCATGGTGGCCGGATTGTCCAACAATGTCAAAGCCATTTATCCGGTAGCCACCGTCGACGAATGCCTGGCACTAGGCAAAAAGGGCATGCTTATGGCTGGGGAAAGAGGCGGCATCAAAATTCCGGAATTCGATTTGGGCAACAGCCCTTTTGATTATTTGCAGGAACATGTGACTAACCGGGAAGTGGGTGTCAGTACCACTAACGGCACGCTGGCACTCAGCAAATCCCGAGCAGCTGATGAGATATTGGTAGGCGCTTTCCTGAATCTAGCCGCAACTACTCAATACCTGGAAACATTGAACAAAGACCTGGTCATTCACTGCGCAGGCTGGAAAGGAACGGTCAACCTGGAAGACACCTTATACGCAGGCGCATTGATCGACCGACTTAGCCAAAAAGAGTTGAAAGACGATGCTACTTTTCTGGCACACTCTCTGTTCCTTCAACACCAAAATGATCTATTAGGTGCAGCAGAGCAATCTGCACATGCCCAAAGACTCGCAGGATTTGGCATCAAAAAGGACATTGCTTTTTCACTGCAGGATAGCATTTATGATACAGTGATCCGATTGGAAGGAGAAAAGTTGGTGAAAGTCCACTTCTAG